Part of the Notamacropus eugenii isolate mMacEug1 chromosome 5, mMacEug1.pri_v2, whole genome shotgun sequence genome is shown below.
TCCATAAGATTAAAATTCCTTGGACTGGAGGTTGGGAGCTGGAATCTGCCTGAGGTCATCTGTCTGCCCCTTCCCCCAGCTTTGGTAAGAGGCTTTCCCCTGGCAGCCAGAAGGCAGGAAGCCACCTGTAAACAGGTAACAAGCCTTTCCTCTCCAGTGTCCCAAATGGGCCTAGGGCAGAGCAGACACCAGCAGGGTTGGTTTACCTGCCCTCCTCCCACTGAAAACTTAAGGGACTCTAAGTTAAAACTTAAGGCAAGGATGGAGGCAAGGGTCCGCTGCATTCCTGTCCCTGCCCCCGACCCAACCACTGCTGTCTGAGGTCAAAGTGCAGGCCAGCCTCCCTCCTCAAAGAAGATGAGGGCACTCAAGAAAGACCTCATGACTCTGGGTTTTCTGAGGAAAATAGAAGTCCAGTTTTGTTGGGAACACCAGAGGAAGAGGACAGGAGGTCAGAGGGTAGAAGGCAAGAGGATCGCTTAGCTCATGGCTCTCAGAAAGGAAGGCAGCACTGAGGAACATGACCTCGGGCTTCCTGGAAGCTGTGCCTAGACTGAAAGGGTTTCTCCTGGCCCATAGACACAACTGGTAATAATGACAAAGAAGTCCACTGCCCTCCTGGGGCaggtgcttggcacatggtagagaATGGCTCCCCGTCCTCCAACGTGGTGGCAGAGATGAGACCACCAGGAGCAAGGGAGCCATCAGAATCCAAGGCTACATGTTTGGAAGTGGAAGGCCCCTTAGGGTTCAGCTGAGCAAGGGTCAGGCAGGGTGGGAACAATGGAAGTGTTTGCAGCCCTCTTCCAAAGAAGGATGTGACCAAAGAGGCCCACAGCTGTCCTAAGGCTGGTGCTGGAAGCATCCATCAAAGGCAGGGCTCTGGGGAAAGTCTTGACCCACCTCACTAGTAATTTAATTCTTCttaaggggagaaggaaagatggaaagtacTTAACCGGGGCTGGTTCTTACTGGGGAGGAACTGTCTGCTGCTGGCAGAACAAGGTAACTGACCTCCTCATCTTGGAGAACTGATAGAGGAGCAGAGGAAGACCAGGATAGCCAGACAGGCACCCAAGAGCTCCATGGAACAGATttcaagaaattcagagaaaagctAGGTGGGATCCCCAGGCCCCCAATTCTATGCAGAGAGGTAGACAATGTCGGTATCACAGGGAACTCCTCAAAGACTTGGAAAGTAGAGGAAGCCAGGCCAGGGATAGAATTTGACTAAGGCACACAAAAAAGGGGGCTTTTAAAGCCACATGAATGAAAGGAGAGGGTCAGAGAAGTGGAATCATGGTAACTTTGAGGTGAACTACTCAACTCTCCTTGCTTTGGGGTGGCTTTTCTTTGAAGACTTGGACTAGGGATGACtgatcagaaaggattttgacTATTGAAATGCAAAGTGATGAGAAATAGAAGGGGGCAGGCCATGAGCAACCTTGATGAGTTTGAGTTGGAGGTTCATGAGTTAGTGCCAGAAGGGCTATTAAGGGCCATTCAGtgaagcccctcattttacaaggcCCGAATCAGTTCTGTGATTcaaccaaagtcacacaggtaacaaatgGACCCAACTCCTATGACTGCAAGTCCATTTTTCTGCCATCTGTCAAGACACCTGACCAAGGTGAACTATGTCTTTGCGCAGAGGGGATTACTGAGTCCCCTCAGTGACATCAGCAAGATTGTGGAGAATAGGAGAGAGGGATCCCAGGGCTGGAGAAGGGCACAGGTCTTGATTTTTCTAAAAAGATACCTAATAGTACCCGTGGATTATAAGCCAAGAACATagtattaaagggatggttaatgaacatttagaaaagaaagcagtgattCAGAGAACTTACATAAACCATCAGGAAGGAGTCTGGAGCCTCTTCATGGACCAAAGATCACATGAGCTTAAACAGAGGGCTTCCTAGAACAAGGGCTGAATGAGGTAATGAGGCCAGCTAGAGATTATCACAGTGGAGAGatccctggacctggagtcaggaagacctgaattcaaattcaggcgTGGACATTCACTAgccatatgactttgggcaagtcacctaatcactgtctgcctgtttcctcaatcTTGGCACTTAccctgcagggttgttgtgagggtcaagggtgtctggcacatagtaggtacttaattaacaCTTATACCCTCACCTCCTGTGTAAGTCCTTTGTCATTGCTGGCCCTGTGTCACCCCtgccccctttcttcttctctccccctttctcaatctctctctccctccctctcctggcAGGCCCAGGAGCCTGGGCAGCTCTGACCCAGGATATGTGTTTTCCCTGCAGCTCTTTGAAGGCTTGAAGGCATTCCGAGGCAAGGATCAGAGAGTGCGGCTCTTCCGCCCCTGGCTCAACATGGACCGCATGTTACGCTCCTCCTTGCGGCTCTGCCTTCCAGTAAGAGAGCCCCGGGATCGGGCCATTGCCCGAGGTAGAAAGTGGTAGAAgtccccttccctcaccctctTTCCCCTAGCTCTGAGGCTTGCCACTCATGTGGCCATggatcattctctttcctttctgaacctcagttttcccctctgtaaaatgagttgggatTGAGCCAGATGATCCTAAAGGTCTTCTTAGGCTCCTGTCCCAGGGTGTTGCCTCTCCTCTAGAACTTTAACAAGCTGGAACTTTTGGAATGCATCCGACGCCTGGTGGAGATCGAGGAGGAATGGGTGCCTAGTGGGGATGAAAGGAAGGCTAGCCTCTACATCCGGCCCATCTTAATCGGCAATGAGGTAGCTCCTGAGGGAAGGGAGGATTGCCCCCGGGAGGGCAGGCAGATCCCTGACAGGGAAATGGTCCctcagaggggaagggagaatgggCTTATGTCTCTGTGGAGAGGTCAGGGGAAGGGAAACCGAGCGGAGCTCAGCCTGGAGCCCAGTGTGTCTGAGGCCTCTTGGGGCTTCAGGGGAGCCTGGGCACCTGGCATTCTGACAGCCCCCCATTCCTCAGTCCTCCCTAGGTGTTCACCCTCCCACAAAAGCCCTGCTGTATGTCATCCTGAGTCCTGTGAGCAGTTACTTCTCTGGGGACTCCTTAACACCTGTAGCGCTACTGGCCGACCCCCGCTTTGTCCGGGCCTGGGCTGGAGGAGTTGGTGACTGCAAGCTGGGAGGGTGAGCAGAATGACCCCAACCTCTGACCTTTGCCCTCAGCCCTGACTTGTGTCACCTCCAACCTCCAATCCTCTCCCCCGGTGGGTCTGGGTCACATTTGGTCTTGGTGTCAGATGAGAACAGGACAGAGCTCTGCCTGTGTAGGATGGTCCAGGGAATGGATGCACATGGAGGCAATGGGAGCATGGTCTCTCCTTGGGCCAGGTGTGATGGAGGCTTGGGGAACATTTCCCAGAGTTGGATCCATGAGGATTGGTGCTGGAGGGGACTGTGGGAGTCCGCTTGTCCTGGGTCCCAGCAGGGAGCCCTCCCTGGGGAGAGGGATGGCAGGCCTGTGAATGTGGGCACTGAGCCTGATTCCCCACCATGGTAGGAATTATGGGCCAACGGTGTTTGTGCAGCAGGCTGCTGACCAACAGGGTTGTGAGCAAGTCTTGTGGCTTTATGGTCCAGACCACCAGCTCACGGAGATAGGGACCATGAACATCTTCATCTTCTGGACTGATAAAGATGGCGGTGAGTGGCGGCCCAGCAGCCCCTGACCCCAGAGCTGTGGCTTCCATGGACCCCGCCTGTGTTCCAGGGCTTAGCTCAGGGGCTTCCAGACAGGAAAGGGCATTGAAACCCTGTCCTAGGAGGCACCCATGAAGGCTCTAGACAGGATGGGAGGCTGGAGGGGATGAGACAGAGCACtggtgaaggagagagagggcagCACCAGCAGGGGCCAAGGGGACACTGGGGCAAGATATCTGGGGCAAAGGCTTCTTTTCCCTGCCCCCAACTCCCCatatctattattattttattcttgttACATTTGAAGTTCTGAgctgtcttcctccttccttccccacactAAGGGAAAGCTTTTTAAGGAGACAGTTGTCCTGTAGTAGACAGAGCGGCTGGAGGCATGGGCAGCTGTGGGGCAGGCTGCTGAGCTCCCCTTCAGCTCTGAGATGCTCGGAAATCCTGGGGTTGTATTTGAGGGGAGTCTGACTATCCCTGCCCCCCCATTCTAGTACTGGAGCTAGTGACCCCCCCACTGGACGGCATTATTCTCCCAGGGGTGATTCGGCGGAGCCTGCTGGACCTGGCCCAGACGTGGGTGAGTGGGACAGGATCCAGGCCAGCCATGGTGGTGGGGCCTGCTCTCCTGGGCTGTCTGCTGGCCTGGCCTTGGGCGCCCCCTGCTTGTCATATCTCCCCTTCTCTATGCATGTGCCTTTCTCTGTCCTCTCcctgagtgtctgtgtgtgtgggtgggtgggtgtctCCAGGTTGATCTTTATCGCTGAGTCTGTACCTCTGtaaatctctctgtctcatttgcctgttttgtctctctctgtgtctctgtttatCACCCCATGTCTCTGTGTCTGGTCTCTCTTGGCTCTCTGTGTCGCCGTCTTTCTGGTTTTGCCTCCTCGGCCTGGGCTCATGCTGGGTGCTCTATGCAGGGAGAGTTCCGTGTGACTGAGCGCCAGGTGCTCATGTCGGAGCTGCTGCTGGCCCTTCAGGAAGGCCGGGTGCAAGAGATCTTTGGTTCAGGCACGGCGTGCCAGGTGTGCCCAGTGCACCGCATCCTTTACCAGGGTGAGGTAAGAAGGGCAGCAGAGACCAGCCTGGGGGGGGACACAGCTGGGCCCTACATGAAGACCCCCTGCAGGTAGGGTTTGAGGCCCAGGCTGAGATCCCTGCCTCTTCTCAGGCTACTTCCTCTCCATTCCTCAGCACCTTCACATTCCTACCATGGAGAATGGGGCTAAACTTATCCTACGATTCCAGAAGGCGTTGTGTGATATCCAGGTAGGTTCTGGAGGTGGAGGGCAATTGGCAGCCCCTCCCCCTTGACTCCAGGGCTTTCTGGGGGCTCTGACCAGCCGCTTCCATCCCGTTTTCCCCAGTATGGAGATGGCTACCACGAGTGGATACTCCCTGTGTGACTGAGACCAGATCAGGCTCTGCCTTGGACAGCCCTCCTCCCTCCAGATCTCAGAGCACTTGACTCCttgccctttcccttctctcccccataCCCCTCAGCCAAAGATTCCAGGTGCAATATAATCCTCCATGCAGGTGGTCTGGGATGCCTGGGTCCCTACGTGCCCCAAGCTAAGCTGTACTCCCAAAGCCATATGGGCCAGGATCCAGGCATCTggcccctttccccacccctcagGAAGCGCCACACTCCATTCTTGCCAGCTTCAGAGGGCAGCAGCTAGGGGCCTGGATGGTATCAGATGAGGACCTCCCCTCTAATCACCAGCCCCCTAAGCCTGTCTGCGGCTgcagttaatttttttcccccattttccaaataaaaagcCAAAGGATGAGATGATGTTTTGCCTTGCCTTAGTCTCTCTCAGGGACCTAGGTGTCCCCTCCCTTTGATGCAGTCTCAAACCTCCCAAAGAGCTGACTCAAGGCCCCAAGGCCTCAGGCAGTGGAGACTCGTGCCTGTCCCTCTGCCCGCCCCCAAAGATGCCTCCGTGCCATTTGCTGTTGGTATATCGCTGCTTTATTGCTCTGATGATGAGCTAGAAAAGACATAAATAAGACCTGAGGTGCCCAGCCCTCAGAATAAATAGTAGCCAGGGCCTGCCTGAGCCGGGTGGAGTGGGGCTGGCGGGGCTCAGGAGGAGTAGCTGGGGCTGAGGCCCTGCACGGCCCCCACCATGCTCAGGGGGTCTGCAGAGCCCACGTCTGGGGGCTCAGGGCCCTGTGCCCAAGGTGGATCAGGGCCGGGCAGCCAGTCGCCTGGAAGTGGCAGGAAGCGAGAGGGGCCAGCCTGACCCAGGGAGGCCTGGGGGGACAGACGGAGGGTCCTTCTGTGAGTCTCTGATTCATACACATTATAACCATCCCCCAGCAGATGTTCCCGAAAGTTGCAGGCAGAAGGGTCATAGTGTACCTGTCGAGGCAAGAAGACAGCACAGGGTCAGTCAGAGGTACCGCTCACTGTGTGCCAGCCAGTTAAGCCTCAGTATGAGATGGCATGAGCCAGAGGGGGCAGGGCCACGGGGAGGatgattggggaaaggggagagtgtGCTCCCCTCTTCAGCACAGCCATGGCCAGGGAGGACCCTGTCCACCCTCTGTGTTCTCAATAGTCAGTCACAACCTCCTCTGGCCCTCTCTGACTTCAGGAGTCCCAGATACTTCACATTATGCCCCCACATTCTCTGGTCTCCCTGATCCATTGACCTTTCCTGCCTGGAATCCACTcactccctcatctctgcctctcagaattcaTAACATCCGTCAAAGCCCAGCTCAGGCATTACCCCTCACCCCCTCAAAATCACTAGGAATCTTTTGGGAATCCCCTAGAAAGTCAGCCCCTTAAATTCAGGAGCTATGGTCTGGCTTTGTTTTTGCATCCCCAaggctagcacagtgcctggagcatagtaggagcttaagaaAAGTGTGTTGAAGTTAGAAAGAGGTGCGAACTTacaggagatgagagagaagattCCAAGAGGAGATTgggaatgagagggagaaaagaggctGAGGCAGAGATAGGGGGCAGAGCAGGCTCTGGCCTGTGGCTCTCACCGCTCCATACAGTTCCCCGTTGGGCCTCATACACAGAAACCGAGAGCTCTGGACAGCGAGGATTCGGATGACTCCAGGCTTCACCGCCTTCAGTTCCAGAAGACCTGGGGGGAGGATGAAGTCAAGGGCCCTGCCCAGCATCCTCTGCTAGCTCCCAGGCTGGCAGACCTGGCAGACAGCCTCTCCCTCCCCGGCCCGGAGTCCCATCCCACACTCACTGTTGGGGCTCCTCTCAGCCACAGCTCGAACCACTCCATCTGGCCCCAGCTCCACATGGGCCTCCGTGTCCTGGCCATCATCTGTGTACAGGTGTCGGAGGCGGACCTGGCCACCAAACAGGAGCATGGGGCTGGAATCAGGGATGGGGGAGCCCCAGCCCCTGTAGGCCAGGAGCAAGGACAGCAGAGGAGCCAGGCAGCCCGGGACTCTCTTTGGGCCCATTGTCCAAGCAGTCAAGAGgttgaagaaaagaatgcctcaGGACTAGGATGGACAGGTGCCTGGACCCAGCAGAAGGCTCCTCTGTGGGCCCAGATGCTCAGCTGCCCAGCAGTCTCAGTCCTCAGGGCTCAAGCCACTTGCTTGCGCACCACAGGAAGGATTGAGTAGGTGGGAGTCTGGGGAGCCAGGGGTCCAGACGATCTAATTCCCTTGGGCCTCCTGAATCAAGGCTGGGTCTGATTCTTCTTCTTCTCCGGATTTCCTGTGGCTGCTCTGGGAGCTCCCAGGGGCTTATACCTGTCTCCAGGCTCCTCCGCCCACCTCTGGTCACCTGCTATTTTCATGAAACATGACCCATTTGGCTGGCAGCAGCAATTCCACCGTGGCGAAGTCACCACCCCATATGGATGATGCAACCTGGGATGGGGGGGGGTAGAGTGGGAATGGTTCTGTGAGCTTGGATGCCTGATGATCTGAGAGGATTAGGGGGGAGGTACAGACCCCTGAGTCCCTTGGAGCCTGGAGCTCCCGACAGCTGGGTCCTAAGATGCCTGGGATCCTGCAGTCCCTGAGAAGGTGGGGCTAGTCACAAGTGTCTGAAGGGGGGCCCAGACATGGAGGTCCATGAGAAGTTTGGGGAGGCCCAAGATGCCTGGAGCTGGAATAAGGTGGGGTCCCAGATGCCTgaatcagagaaagaagaggctTATGTTCAAAGGTCCTTGAAAAGATGAGGGCCTGGATATTGGCATCCCCAAGAAGAGGGGGGTCTGGACCACTGGGTCCCTGAAAAGTTATGAACCTGTTCACTTGTGTCCATGAAAAGGTAGGGCCCCACATACCTACGTCCTTGGGAAGGTGGAGGCCTGAACACCTGGGTCCCTGGGAAGGGAAGAATCCAGATATCTGGGAACAGCTGGGCCTAGGGGTCCAGGTAGCTGAGACTAGGTTCCTTGGCTAACACTTAAGCCCCTCCAGGACACCTATTGGCtagggatggaagaaaggagggtGAAAATGCAAATTACTGCTGGTGGAGTCCCTGGATGGAGAAGGAAGGGTAGGGTGCTGGCgaaggtcttcctgacccaggtTCCAGAGCTTCAAGCCTGGGCCCCTGCTGGCCATGCCCAGACAAAGGCGGGGGCACACAGAGGAGTCATGGGAGGCCTTCTGGGCCTCCTGATGCAATAGCCTCATTTCTTTCAGCAGGAATTTTTCCTGAGAGCAAAATCCCCAGCCTGACCCTTGACTCTGAGGTTCTGGGCAGGGTCAGGGCTAGGGCCCAGGAGCAAAAGAGGCAGGTGAGGTCAGTTGGGACTCACTAAGCTAGGGATGGGCCTGGGAAGGTTGAAGGGAGTCagggtcttcttcaacaacaatATCCTTTTGAGAGTTTTATGGAGAGGGGAAAGGCTGGGAACTTAGACACCAGAGTGACTAGACCCCCAAGTCCTTTAGAAACCAAAGGAGTTGGATTGTTGGAGGATGACAAATAGGGCATGGATCCCACTGGAATGTGGTCTGGAACCTGGGACCCCAAGGGTCTAGAGCTGCAGTAGGATAAAGCCCAGGTTTCATGAAATCCAGGTCCCTAAAGAAATCTGAAGGCAAGGGAGTTTGGAGGCATAGCAAATGTGAAGCCTGGACACCAGAGTCCCCAAGGAGTGAAGGATGGGATGCCAGATACTGGGGGAGGGGCAGCCTGGGTTTGAGGACCTGAGAGATGGAACCTAGACCCCTCCTGTTCAGAGTTTCTGATGAATGGGAGGCTGAAAACTGGGTTCTGGGAGAACAACACTTGGGTCCCTGAGGACCTGACAAAGGAAACCCTATTTCCCAGGCTCAGTGGCCTCTGAATGTTCTTTGGTCCTGTGCCCTCCTCAGAAAGATAGTTAAGCACAAACTTCACATGTACAGAGTTACTTATTGACCAATGACCTGCATGTATTGCTGTTTTAATAATTATGTCCTTGGTGGAACATCCACAGAAACAATTTTTAGAAAGAGTTTAAAGAGAAGAACATttgaaggtagaatcaacagaGAACCCCTAGGATCAACCAGAgacctacattttaaaaatattttttatttgtcagaggggatatgggaaaataaggacactaatgcattgttggtggagtcgtgaagtgatccaaccattctggagagcaatacaGAATTATGCCCAACGGGCTGTAAAaaaccactgctaggtctgtatcccaaagagataaaaacaaaaaaaggaaaaaagtcccacatgtacaaaatatttataacagctcactttgtgatggcaaagaattgggaattgaggggggatgcccatccatcggggaatgactgaacaagttgtggtacacgAATGTGACAGAAtatcactgtgctataagaaatgatgaagggaatggtttcaaaAGTTAGAATGATTTGTATGAACCAAAttaacagaaacaggagaacactgtacaaagtAGCAAcgatattgtacaatgatcagctaggaatgacttagctcttctcagccatccgatgatccaagacaattccaaagaactcatagtaaaaaaaaaatgctatacaccatcagagaaagagctgatggagtctgaatgcagactgaagcacaattcctttattttcttaatttttcttgcctcttttttgtaacCTGgcaaatatagaaatatgtttttcaggATTTCATGTGTATAATTGATGGCACATTTCTTGCTGTCACAACAGCTGGGGAAGGTTGGGTCCCCACCTTATTCCAGCCCCAGATTTTTATGAGCCAGTCTCTAACCTGTTAATGTTCAGTATTGCCAAAAGCAGAACTAGAGGCTAGAGTGCCAGAACTCCAGCAgtttaattaattgatttcagATGGAGGAATGTTCTCCTAGTTGAAGTCAAAGCATAGATTATATACTTAAATCAGaactggggaagaaggggggGAAGTTAGATTATAAATGCTCATTTAGTGGTTTCCTGTGAGAAACTCTGAAGTCCCACAATGCAACAGTTCTGGAGTCAAGTCTTTGGAGGTTGTGATTACCTCTCCTCGAGTacagaaccagagttctgtgacaGGAACAGATGTTGTAATATTTAATATGCTTAACTTAAGGTCCAGTGATTGTGAACATTGTCAGAATTCTGATTAATCAGTTTAAGCTGCTTTGGGAGCTCTGCCTCCCAAGCCAGAGaggaagcttttaaaaaaactaaattattagtatattcattacacatatcaTAGCAATTAACatgaaaattataaattccttTCTCAGGAGAAAGACAATTTGGAATTcggaatttttaaaatgaatgttaaaaataaataaatagtaatttagaaaattatatattatcagcatcttttatttttatatctaccGTGTTCCCTCTACCCCCTGTCCTGTgtcccagagagtcatcccttaaaaagacattaaaaaaaactttttaaaaaatatgaaagaaaagaaaaaagttcagcagAACCAGCTGacatggagggaaaaaaatctgacatgATATGCTGTCTCCACACTCAGAGTTCCTCTCCTCCTAACGGAATGGGTGGGGGTTGTCTTCTCCCATCACTTCTTTGGAGCCAGACTTGGTCTTTATAGTTTATCAATATTGGGTTTCGATTATTTTGTGTTCTTCCTACTGATACTATTAAAAACCAATTAATTAATAAGCAAAcaattaagagcctactatattCCGGCCAccgtgctaagccctggagatacaaaaagagaacacacacacacacacacacacacacacacacacacacacacacacacacacacacaccattcctTGTCTTCAGGGAGGTTACAGTgtgatgggagagacaacaggcGAACAAAACATGAACACGTTCCAGACCCGAAAAGTAGGAGGGTTGGATGAAGTCTTCTGGTAGAAGGTGGGATCTCGGCCCAAGGTCTGCCTCTCCGGGCTTCTCAGAACACATCACTTTCTTGACACAACAAAGTATTGCATCACATTCATGGACCAGTCTGCTCAGCCTTTCCCCAGCCAGTGGGCATCCACTGTATTCCCATTCCTTTGCCATCGCAAGAAGGGCCGCTTTCGATGCTTTGGGGGgtttctttttgtcagtgacctCCTTGGGGTGGGTGCTTTGCGGTGGGATATCTGGACGTTCTTTCAGAACGCTAGGACAGAGCTAACAGCGCATGCCGAGCCAGGCTTCCCGATGCCTCTCCTGGACCACCGTGAGGGGCGCCCCAGTGCACGGAGCGCTGAGCCGGGAGTCAGATATTGACTATCCGCGTGGTCACTCCCGCTAAGTCACTCACTGCATCCTCCTCCTGGAATGTCCAATGAGCTCACCCTGCGCTCTTTGTCTCTCTGGCACGGATTCACTGGGTGTGAGGGGACACGggcggggaggagagaggaaggttgCTTTCATTTCAGACCCAAGCTCTAGCAGGGTCTCTTAGGCAAGTGCACAGAGAATGGactggagagggggagagggggagacgAGGCACGGAAGCCAGGGAGAGGTGATAAGAGACTTCTGGACTAGGGTAGTAAGTGGTCAAGATGTTATGGCGGTCGAGACATtcgcacagtgcctgacatatagtaggagcATCATAGGTGTTTATCGACTGACTCACTGACCATCCACTAGCTCGACcggatgagggagagggaagagtcctGGATAACGCCAAAGTTGGAGTTCCTTCTAGGATTGGTGGTACCCCCTCTTCTGAAATAGGTAATGTCGGAAGAGACAAAGTAGTCATGTGACATCTGTTCATGTTCATCCTCCCTCCCTGACTGAACTGGAGGAACCAGTTCTCggcctttccctccctttcccacctCACCCCACCTTGGCTGGAGGGGGATTCCCAGCCCTTCTTGGCCCTGCCCTCTTTTGCCTCCTCCCAGGCGTGGGGCTTTGTCTGGGGCTGGAGGGTAGGTCTTCAGGGTTGAGGGGACTGAGGGGCCAGCATCTACCCAGGAGAGGGCTCCAACAGATCCACAAATAGGGGTGCTGGTGCTCTGGGCTGGGCCCCGAGGGACCACGCCAGCTTGGCAAGGCAACTGCGAGCTCCTCCAATTGCCAGGCAACAAAAGGATGAGGTTGGCCCGAAGGGAAAGAGGCGCACTATCAGGGCTGGTGGAACTtcatctccccttccttttccgcCTGTAGCTCTCTATTGGCCACCTCCAGAAAGGCTGGGGAGAGTGACGTGTCCCCAAGGAAGACGGTGGTCCCAGCCTAGAGCCCAGGTGAGTCAGACTGGGTCCTCGGGCTCAGCTCTTCCAgcctctgctcccttctcagggACTGCTGTGCCCTGTGGCCCCATCAGGAGCACCTACTCTGAGACAACCACACCCTTTCTCCCTGGGTACCCTCTGCCTCCTCAACATCTCTCAGTCAGGTTCCTGGCTTTTTTCCACAACTATGTGGCTCCCTTCTCACCGGCAACTGTGCTGGGCCTTCCTGGTTGCCTCACTCCTCTCTGTTACCTCCTTCTTTCTCCACCTCTGGAAAGGCAGCTTCTCCCCAAAACTGGTTTTCTCTGCTCTGTGCCACAAGCAATGCCCAGGCTTAACCAAAGTGGCCCTCTTCTGCCTGCCAGGGATGCCTCAAGGCCCCAATGGCTCTTCAGCTCTCCACAAGTCAGCAGTAAGTCCTGAGCCTAGCATCTGGACTATCCAGCCAGAGGGGCGCTTTGGAAACCAAATGGGCCAGTATGCCACTCTCTATGCCCTGGCCAAGCTGAATAGGAAGCAAGCCTTTATCTTGCCAGACATGCATGCCACCCTGGCTCCAGTCTTCAAGGTCACCCTCCCAGTACTAGACAGAGAGGCGGCTGCCCGAATGCCCTGGCACCTCTACCCTCTTCGAGACTGGATGGCAGAGGAGTATGCTCACCTGGGTGGCCAGGACATGCTACAGTTTACTGGCTTCCCCTGTTCCTGGACCTTTTACCACCACCTTCGGGCTGAGATTCATCAAGAATTCTCCTTGCACCGCCATGTCCAAGAAGAAGCACAGGCTTTCCTTCACTGGGTCCGCTACAGCAGAGGTAAGGGCAGAAATCTCACCTTTGTGGGGGTC
Proteins encoded:
- the BCAT2 gene encoding branched-chain-amino-acid aminotransferase, mitochondrial isoform X4, with product MAAAGLGQILARKLYPVPRLLWASQRCLASSFRASDLQVELCQTQQKKPDHSEPLIFGKQFTDHMLSVEWSSEEGWGVPRIHPFRNLMLHPACSALHYGLQLFEGLKAFRGKDQRVRLFRPWLNMDRMLRSSLRLCLPNFNKLELLECIRRLVEIEEEWVPSGDERKASLYIRPILIGNESSLGVHPPTKALLYVILSPVSSYFSGDSLTPVALLADPRFVRAWAGGVGDCKLGGNYGPTVFVQQAADQQGCEQVLWLYGPDHQLTEIGTMNIFIFWTDKDGVLELVTPPLDGIILPGVIRRSLLDLAQTWGEFRVTERQVLMSELLLALQEGRVQEIFGSGTACQVCPVHRILYQGEHLHIPTMENGAKLILRFQKALCDIQYGDGYHEWILPV